A window of Ovis canadensis isolate MfBH-ARS-UI-01 breed Bighorn chromosome X, ARS-UI_OviCan_v2, whole genome shotgun sequence contains these coding sequences:
- the MED12 gene encoding mediator of RNA polymerase II transcription subunit 12 isoform X21 — protein sequence MAAFGILSYEHRPLKRPRLGPPDVYPQDPKQKEDELTALNVKQGFNNQPAVSGDEHGTAKNVNFNPAKISSNFSSIIAEKLRCNTLPDIGRRKPQVNQKDNFWLVTARSQSAINTWFTDLAGTKPLTQLAKKVPIFSKKEEVFGYLAKYTVPVMRAAWLIKMTCAYYAAISETKVKKRHIDPFTEWTQIITKCLWEQLQKMAEYYRPGPAGSGGCGSTIGPLPHDVEMAIRQWDYNEKLAMFMFQDGMLDRHEFLTWVLECFEKIRPGEDELLKLLLPLLLRYSGEFVQSAYLSRRLAYFCTRRLALQLDGVSSHSSHVMSAQSTSTLPTTPAPQPPTSSTPSTPFSDLLMCPQHRPLVFGLSCILQTILLCCPSALVWHYSLTDSRIKTGSPLDHLPIAPSNLPMPEGNSAFTQQVRAKLREIEQQIKERGQAVEVRWSFDKCQEATAGFTIGRVLHTLEVLDSHSFERSDFSNSLDSLCNRIFGLGPSKDGHEISSDDDAVVSLLCEWAVSCKRSGRHRAMVVAKLLEKRQAEIEAERCGESEAADEKGSIASGSLSAPSAPIFQDVLLQFLDTQAPMLTDPRSESERVEFFNLVLLFCELIRHDVFSHNMYTCTLISRGDLAFGAPGPRPPSPFDDPADDPERKEAEGSSSSKLEDPGLSESMDIDPSSSVLFEDMEKPDFSLFSPTMPCEGKGSPSPEKPDVEKEVKPPPKEKLEGTLGVLYDQPRHVQYATHFPIPQEESCSHECNQRLVVLFGVGKQRDDARHAIKKITKDILKVLNRKGTAETDQLAPIVPLNPGDLTFLGGEDGQKRRRNRPEAFPTAEDIFAKFQHLSHYDQHQVTAQVSRNVLEQITSFALGMSYHLPLVQHVQFIFDLMEYSLSISGLIDFAIQLLNELSVVEAELLLKSSDLVGSYTTSLCLCIVAVLRHYHACLILNQDQMAQVFEGLCGVVKHGMNRSDGSSAERCILAYLYDLYTSCSHLKSKFGELFSDFCSKVKNTIYCNVEPSESNMRWAPEFMIDTLENPAAHTFTYTGLGKSLSENPANRYSFVCNALMHVCVGHHDSDRVNDIAILCAELTGYCKSLSAEWLGVLKALCCSSNNGTCGFNDLLCNVDVSDLSFHDSLATFVAILIARQCLLLEDLIRCAAIPSLLNAACSEQDSEPGARLTCRILLHLFKTPQLNPCQSDGNKPTVGIRSSCDRHLLAASQNRIVDGAVFAVLKAVFVLGDAELKGSGFTVTGGTEELPEEEGGGGSGSRRQGGRNISVETASLDVYAKYVLRSICQQEWVGERCLKSLCEDSNDLQDPVLSSAQAQRLMQLICYPHRLLDNEDGENPQRQRIKRILQNLDQWTMRQSSLELQLMIKQTPNNEMNSLLENIAKATIEVFQQSAETGSSSGNAASNMPSSSKTKPVLSSLERSGVWLVAPLIAKLPTSVQGHVLKAAGEELENGQHLDTSSRKERDRQKQKSMSLLSQQPFLSLVLTCLKGQDEQREGLLTSLYSQVHQIVTNWKDDHYLDDCKPKQLMHEALKLRLNLVGGMFDTVQRSTQQTTEWAVLLLEIIISGTVDMQSNNELFTTVLDMLSVLINGTLAADMSSISQGSMEENKRAYMNLVKKLRKELAERQSDSLEKVYQLLPLPKPTRDVITCEPQGSLIDTKGNKIAGFDSIFKKEGLQVSTKQKISPWDLFEGLKPSAPLSWGWFGTVRVDRRVARGEEQQRLLLYHTHLRPRPRAYYLEPLPLPPEDEEPPAPTLLEPEKKAPEPPKTDKPGAAPPSTEERKKKSTKGKKRSQPAVKTEDYGMGPGRSGPYGVTVPPDLLHHANPGSISHLSYRQSSIGLYTQNQPLPAGGPRVDPYRPVRLPMQKLPTRPPYPGVLPTTMTGVMGLEPASYKTSVYRQQQPAVPQGQRLRQQLQSQGMLGQSSVHQMTPSSSYGLQTSQGYTSYVSHVGLQQHTGPADPTRHLQQRPSGYVHQQAPTYGHGLTSTQRFSHQTLQQTPMIGTMTSLGPQGVQAGIRSASILPEQQQQQQQQQQQQQQQQQQQQQQQQQQYHIRQQQQQQQQQQILRQQQQQQQQQQQQQQQQQQQQQQAHQQQQQQAAPPQPQPQSQPQFQRQGLQQTQQQQQTAALVRQLQQQLSNTQPQPNTNIFGRY from the exons ATGGCGGCCTTCGGGATCTTGAGCTACGAACACCGGCCCCTGAAGCGGCCGCGGCTGGGGCCTCCTGATGTGTACCCTCAAGATCCCAAACAGAAGGAG GATGAATTAACGGCCTTGAATGTAAAACAAGGTTTCAATAACCAGCCCGCTGTCTCTGGGGATGAACATGGCACTGCCAAGAATGTCAACTTTAATCCTGCCAAG ATCAGTTCCAACTTCAGCAGCATCATTGCAGAGAAGTTACGTTGTAACACCCTCCCTGACATTGGTAGAAGGAAGCCCCAAGTGAACCAGAAGGACAACTTCTGGCTGGTGACTGCACGATCCCAGAGTGCCATTAATACTTGGTTTACTGATCTGGCTGGCACCAAGCCACTCACACAACTAGCCAAAAAG GTCCCCATTTTCAGTAAGAAGGAAGAAGTGTTTGGGTATTTAGCCAAATACACAGTGCCTGTGATGCGGGCTGCCTGGCTCATTAAGATGACCTGTGCCTACTATGCAGCAATCTCAGAGACCAAGGTTAAGAAGAGACATATTGACCCCTTCACAG AATGGACTCAGATCATCACCAAGTGCTTATGGGAGCAGCTTCAAAAGATGGCTGAATACTACCGACCAGGGCCTGCTGGAAGTGGGGGCTGTGGCTCCACTATAGGGCCCTTACCCCATGATGTTGAGATGGCAATCCGGCAGTGGGACTACAACGAGAAGCTGGCCATGTTCATGTTTCAG GACGGAATGCTGGACAGACATGAGTTCCTGACCTGGGTACTTGAGTGTTTTGAGAAAATCCGTCCTGGAGAGGATGAACTGCTTAAActgctgctgcccctgctgcTTCGA TACTCTGGAGAGTTTGTTCAGTCTGCATACCTCTCCCGCCGCCTTGCCTACTTCTGTACACGGAGACTGGCCCTGCAGCTGGATGGTGTGAGCAGTCACTCATCTCATGTGATGTCTGCTCAGTCGACAAGCACACTGCCCACCACCCCTGCTCCTCAGCCCCCAACTAGCAGCACACCCTCTACACCCTTTAGTGACCTGCTTATGTGCCCTCAGCACCGGCCCCTAGTTTTTGGCCTCAGCTGTATCCTTCAG ACCATCCTGCTGTGTTGTCCTAGTGCCCTGGTTTGGCACTATTCACTGACTGATAGTCGAATCAAGACTGGCTCACCACTTGACCACCTGCCTATTGCCCCCTCCAACCTGCCCATGCCAGAGGGCAACAGTGCCTTCACTCAGCAG GTTCGTGCAAAGTTGCGGGAGATCGAGCAACAGATCAAGGAGCGAGGACAGGCCGTTGAGGTTCGCTGGTCTTTTGATAAGTGCCAGGAAGCTACTGCAG GCTTCACCATTGGACGAGTACTCCATACTTTGGAAGTGTTGGACAGCCATAGTTTTGAACGCTCTGACTTCAGCAACTCTCTTGATTCCCTCTGTAATCGAATCTTTGGATTGGGGCCTAGCAAGGATGGGCATGAG ATCTCCTCAGATGATGATGCAGTGGTATCATTACTGTGTGAATGGGCTGTCAGCTGCAAGCGTTCTGGTCGGCATCGTGCGATGGTGGTAGCCaagctgctggagaagagacaggCAGAGATTGAGGCTGAG CGTTGTGGAGAATCGGAAGCTGCAGATGAGAAGGGTTCCATTGCCTCTGGCTCCCTTTCTGCTCCCAGTGCTCCCATTTTCCAAGATGTCCTCTTACAGTTTCTGGATACACAGGCTCCCATGCTGA cGGACCCCCGAAGTGAGAGTGAGCGAGTGGAATTCTTTAACTTGGTACTGCTGTTCTGTGAACTGATTCGACATGATGTTTTCTCCCACAACATGTACACTTGCACCCTCATCTCCCGAGGGGACCTTGCCTTCGGAGCCCCTGGTCCCCGGcctccctctccctttgatgacccGGCTGATGACCCAGAGCGCAAGGAGGCtgagggcagcagcagcagcaagctggaG GATCCAGGACTCTCAGAGTCTATGGACATTGACCCTAGCTCCAGTGTGCTCTTTGAGGACATGGAGAAGCCTGATTTCTCA TTGTTCTCCCCCACTATGCCCTGTGAGGGGAAGGGCAGTCCATCCCCTGAGAAACCAGATGTTGAGAAGGAGGTGAAGCCCCCACCCAAGGAGAAGCTAGAAGGAACCCTTGGGGTTCTTTATGACCAGCCGCGGCATGTGCAGTATGCCACACACTTTCCCATCCCCCAG GAGGAGTCATGCAGCCATGAGTGCAACCAGCGGTTGGTCGTACTGTTTGGGGTGGGAAAGCAGCGAGATGATGCCCGCCATGCCATCAAGAAAATTACCAAGGATATCCTGAAGGTTCTGAACCGCAAGGGGACAGCAGAAACTG ACCAGCTTGCTCCTATTGTGCCTCTGAATCCTGGAGACCTGACATTCTTAG GTGGGGAGGATGGACAGAAGCGGCGACGAAACCGACCTGAAGCTTTTCCCACTGCCGAGGATATCTTTGCTAAGTTCCAGCATCTTTCGCATTATGACCAACACCAGGTCACGGCTCAG GTCTCCCGGAATGTTCTGGAGCAGATCACGAGCTTTGCCCTTGGCATGTCGTACCACTTGCCTCTGGTGCAGCATGTGCAGTTTATCTTCGACCTCATGGAATATTCACTCAGCATCAGTGGCCTCATCGACTTTGCTATTCAG CTGCTGAATGAACTGAGTGTAGTCGAGGCCGAACTGCTTCTCAAATCCTCAGATCTGGTGGGCAGCTACACCACGAGCCTGTGCCTGTGCATCGTGGCTGTCCTGCGCCACTATCACGCCTGCCTCATCCTCAACCAGGACCAGATGGCACAGGTCTTTGAGGG GCTGTGTGGCGTAGTTAAGCATGGGATGAACCGGTCCGATGGTTCCTCTGCAGAACGCTGTATCCTTGCATATCTCTATGATCTGTACACCTCCTGTAGCCATTTAAAGAGCAAATTTGGGGAACTCTTCAG TGACTTCTGCTCCAAGGTGAAGAACACCATCTACTGCAATGTGGAGCCATCAGAGTCCAACATGCGCTGGGCACCTGAGTTCATGATCGACACTTTAGAGAACCCCGCTGCTCACACCTTCACCTACACGGGGCTAGGCAAGAGTCTTAGTGAGAACCCTGCTAACCGCTACAGCTTTGTCTGCAATGCCCTTATGCACGTCTGTGTGGGGCACCATGATTCGGATAG GGTGAATGACATCGCCATCCTGTGTGCAGAGCTGACCGGCTATTGCAAGTCACTGAGTGCAGAGTGGCTGGGAGTGCTTAAGGCCTTGTGCTGCTCCTCTAACAATGGCACTTGTGGTTTCAACGACCTCCTCTGCAATGTAGAT GTCAGTGACCTGTCTTTTCACGACTCCCTGGCCACTTTTGTTGCCATCCTCATCGCTCGGCAGTGTTTGCTCCTGGAGGATCTGATTCGCTGTGCGGCCATCCCTTCACTCCTTAATGCTG CTTGCAGTGAACAGGACTCTGAGCCAGGGGCCCGGCTTACCTGCCGCATCCTCCTCCATCTTTTCAAGACACCTCAACTCAATCCTTGCCAATCGGATGGAA ACAAGCCTACTGTAGGAATCCGCTCCTCCTGTGACCGCCACCTGCTGGCTGCCTCCCAGAACCGCATCGTGGATGGAGCTGTGTTTGCTGTTCTCAAGGCTGTGTTTGTACTTG GGGATGCGGAACTGAAGGGTTCGGGCTTCACTGTGACAGGAGGAACAGAAGAACttccagaggaggagggaggaggtggcAGTGGCAGTCGGAGGCAGGGTGGCCGCAACATCTCTGTGGAGACAGCCAGTCTGGATGTCTATGCCAAGTACGTGCTACGCAGCATCTGCCAGCAG GAATGGGTAGGAGAACGTTGCCTTAAATCGCTGTGTGAAGACAGCAATGACCTGCAAGACCCAGTGTTGAGCAGTGCCCAGGCCCAGCGCCTCATGCAGCTTATCTGCTACCCACATCGGCTGCTGGACAACGAGGATGGGGAAAACCCGCAGCGGCAACGCATTAAGCGTATTCTCCAG AACTTGGACCAGTGGACCATGCGCCAGTCTTCGTTGGAACTACAGCTCATGATCAAGCAGACCCCTAACAAT GAGATGAACTCCCTCTTAGAGAACATCGCCAAGGCCACAATCGAGGTTTTCCAACAGTCTGCAGAGACAGGGTCATCTTCTGGAAATGCTGCAAGCAACATGCCCAGCAGCAGCAAGACCAAGCCTGTGCTCAG CTCCCTAGAACGCTCGGGTGTATGGCTGGTGGCTCCTCTCATTGCCAAATTGCCCACCTCAGTCCAGGGGCATGTGTTAAAGGCTGCTGGGGAAGAATTGGAGAACGGCCAGCACCTGGACACCTCTTCCCGCAAAGAACGTGATCGACAAAAGCAAAAGAG CATGTCCCTGTTGAGCCAGCAGCCCTTCTTATCCCTGGTGCTGACATGTCTGAAGGGGCAGGATGAGCAGCGTGAGGGACTCCTTACCTCCCTCTACAGCCAGGTCCACCAG ATTGTGACTAACTGGAAAGATGACCATTATTTAGATGATTGCAAACCAAAGCAGCTAATGCATGAGGCACTCAAACTGCGGCTCAACCTG GTGGGGGGCATGTTTGACACAGTGCAGCGCAGCACCCAGCAGACCACGGAGTGGGCTGTGCTCCTCCTGGAGATCATCATCAGCGGCACTGTCGACATGCAGTCCAACAA TGAGCTCTTCACCACTGTCCTGGACATGCTAAGCGTGCTCATCAATGGGACCCTAGCTGCAGACATGTCCAGCATCTCCCAGGGCAGCATGGAGGAAAACAAACGTGCCTACATGAACCTGGTGAAGAAGCTGCGG AAAGAGTTGGCGGAACGCCAGTCGGATAGTCTGGAAAAAGTTTACCAGCTGCTGCCACTGCCCAAGCCGACTCGAGACGTGATCACGTGTGAGCCGCAGGGCTCCCTTATTGACACCAAGGGCAACAAGATTGCTGGCTTCGACTCCATCTTCAAGAAGGAG GGTCTTCAGGTTTCCACCAAACAAAAGATCTCTCCCTGGGATCTTTTTGAGGGCTTGAAGCCATCAGCGCCACTGTCTTGGGGCTGGTTTGGAACAGTCCGGGTGGACCGGCGCGTGGCCCGTGGAGAGGAGCAGCAGCGACTGCTGCTGTACCACACACACCTGAGGCCCCGGCCCCGCGCCTACTACCTGGAGCCACTGCCACTGCCTCCAGAAGACGAGgaaccccctgcccccaccctgctaGAGCCTGAAAAAAAGGCTCCAGAGCCCCCCAAAACTGACAAACCTGGAGCTGCTCCACCCAGCACTGAGGAACGCAAGAAGAAGTCCACCAAGGGCAAGAAGCGCAGCCAGCCTGCCGTCAAGACAGAA GACTATGGAATGGGCCCAGGCCGAAGTGGCCCCTACGGAGTGACAGTACCTCCAGACCTCCTGCACCATGCCAACCCTGGCTCCATCTCCCACCTTAGCTATAGGCAGAGCTCCATAGGCCTCTACACCCAGAACCAGCCACTGCCAGCAG GTGGCCCCCGCGTGGATCCATATCGCCCCGTGCGGTTACCAATGCAGAAGCTGCCTACCCGCCCACCTTACCCCGGAGTGCTGCCCACGACCATGACTGGTGTCATGGGACTGGAACCTGCCTCCTACAAGACGTCTGTGTACCGACAGCAGCAGCCTGCAGTGCCCCAAGGACAGCGCCTTCGCCAACAGCTCCAG AGTCAAGGGATGTTGGGACAGTCATCTGTCCATCAGATGACTCCCAGTTCTTCGTACGGTTTGCAGACCTCCCAG ggCTATACTTCTTATGTTTCTCATGTGGGATTGCAGCAACACACAGGCCCTGCAG ATCCTACTCGCCACCTGCAGCAGCGGCCCAGTGGCTATGTGCACCAGCAGGCCCCAACCTATGGACATGGGCTGACCTCCACTCAAAG GTTTTCCCACCAGACACTGCAGCAAACACCCATGATAGGCACCATGACCtcactgggcccccagggtgTCCAGGCCGGCATCCGGTCAGCTTCCATCCtgcctgagcagcagcagcagcagcagcaacagcagcaacagcagcaacagcagcaacagcagcaacagcagcagcagcaacagcagtaccATAtccggcagcagcagcagcagcagcagcagcaacagatccTGCGG cagcaacagcagcagcagcagcaacagcagcagcagcagcaacagcagcaacagcagcagcaacaagcacaccagcagcaacagcagcaggcgGCTCCtcctcagccccagccccagtcccAGCCCCAG TTCCAGCGCCAGGGGCTTCAGCAgacacagcaacaacaacagacaGCAGCTTTGGTCCGGCAGCTCCAACAACAGCTCTCCA ACACCCAGCCACAGCCCAATACCAACATATTTGGACGCTACTGA